In Passer domesticus isolate bPasDom1 unplaced genomic scaffold, bPasDom1.hap1 HAP1_SCAFFOLD_44, whole genome shotgun sequence, a single window of DNA contains:
- the LOC135292735 gene encoding neurofilament heavy polypeptide-like, which translates to METNAPDKIENKLPEKKNKHPEKKEIKFPERKESKAPEKKDTKALLEKKETKFPEKKETKAPEKIENKLPEKKYKPPEKRESKFPEKKETKAPEKIGNKLPEKKYKPPEKREIKIAERKESKAPERKELKILKKETKSPEKRSKPPEKKETKCPERKEIKIPEKETKAPKQKEPKAPKKGEAKVPEKRETKAPKKKEPKAPKKGEAKA; encoded by the coding sequence ATGGAAACCAATGCCCCAGACAagattgaaaacaaactcccagaaaagaaaaacaaacatccagaaaagaaggaaatcaaattcccagagaggaaggaaagcaaggccccagagaagaaggacaccaaagcattattagagaagaaggaaactaaattcccagagaagaaggaaaccaaagctccagagaagattgaaaacaaactcccagaaaagaaatacaaacctccaGAGAAGAGGGAatccaaattcccagagaagaaggaaaccaaagctccagagaagattggaaacaaactcccagaaaagaaatacaaacctccagaaaagagggaaatcaAAATcgcagagaggaaggaaagcaaagcaccagagaggaaggaattgAAAATcctaaagaaggaaaccaaatctccagagaagagaagcaaacctccagaaaagaaggaaaccaaatgcccagagaggaaggaaatcaaaatcccagagaaggaaACCAAGGCACCAAAACAGAAggaacccaaagccccaaagaagggggaagccaaagtgccagagaagagagagaccaaagccccaaagaagaaggaacccaaagccccaaagaagggggaagccaaagcctga